AAGGCGACGTGGTCGATTCCCACGAGTTCCTTGACGTACTCGAAATGCTCCATGTAGCTCTCCAGGTCGTGACCGGGCCGGCTCCTGGTCATGGTCGTGTGCGGTGCGGCTTCGATTCCGATGACGCCGCCTTTGCCGGCACAGGCTTCGAGGACTTCGTCGGGCGCGAGCCGCTTGATGTTCCACAGGGACCGTGCCCCGGTATGAGAGAGGAAGATGGGTTTCGTGCTGGTTTCTATCGTATCGAGCGTGGTCTGCGGGCTTGCATGGGCGCAGTCGATCGCCATTCCCACATCGTTCATCCGTCGAACCGCCCGCCGGCCAAACGCGGTGAGCCCGCCGTCACCCGGCTCCTTCAGGCCCGTACCAAGGGCGTTCGACTCGCTGTAGGTAATGCCCATCGCCCGGATACCGATGCCGTAGAGGATCTCGATCCGGTCGAGCTCGTTCTCGATCATCGCCGCCCCCTCCTGAGCGGGGATCAGGGCGATCCGGCCTTCATCGTGGGCACGGTGAATGTCGTCGACTGTCTCGCACCGGATGACGAAATCCTGATGCGCGAGATCGCACAGTCTCATTCCGACGTCGAAGATGACGTCGGTCCATTTCCAACCGCTCTTGGATGTGATGATTGCGGTGCCGTCTTGAAAGTTGTCGAACAGCGCGTCCCAGTAGGAATCGGCCAGGGCCTCGTATGCGGTCACCGTCCGCCCCTCGCGGTCGTAAGCTCGGCACTGTCGGATGTCCTTGGGAAAGAGGTGGGGATGCTCGTGGAGCGAGATGATGACGAGCCGCTCGGCGAGTTCGAGCGTGCGGCGCTCCTCTTCCACGGTTAGCGGCAAGAGGTAGGGCTCGAAGGGCCCATGCCCTTCTACCAGATCGAAATCGCGGAACCCCCGGTCGGCTTTGAGGTATTGGTAGGAGCGATAGGATGCGGTGTTACGGTGGATGCCCATCGATCGGCCTCCTGCTGGCCGGCCATGCTACACCCGTGGCTCGCCGACGACTAGCAGGGTGATGACATCGACGAGAGACGACTCGATGATTCGTCGGCGCGAGCCGACCGTTCTCACCGTTCTCCGCCGTGCCGAGTGCTTCCGCTTCTCGCGAAGAGGATCTCTGCTTCTGCCGGCCAGAACCCCTGGGGCTCGTCGTTCACGATCGCCTGCCACAGCGTTTCCGCCTCGTCTTGCTCGCCCCGGAAGTCGTGTTCCATCGCAATGGCGAAGCGAACGATGCTGTCGGCTCCTGGCAGAAGCTCCTCTTCGGTGCGTACCCCCTTGAAGAAGAGGACGGCGTCGTAGTAGGTGAAGTTCTCGATGAGCTCGAGACCTTCCGGTATCTCGGCGACCACGGCTCGGGCTTCTTCGTCTTGGCCCAGCTTGCGGTGCGCCAGGTAGCGCCAGTACGCGGTCGACACCATGCGGTCGGCGGACTGGCCCAGGGGCTCCGAGGCGGCGCGTTCCATCCCGCGGAGGGTCGTCTCGTAGTCTCCGAGGGCGTAGCCCGTCTGGCCGAGGTAGTAGTGGATGTTGGATTTGTAGGTGCCGAGGTACTGATGCCTCGGGTTGAGGATGCCGTCGGGCTCGAAGGAGTCGAGCTCGCTCTCCACGAGCTCGGCGGCACGCCGGTAGTCTTCAACGGCGCCATCGAGATCGCGATAGCGGGCCCGGTGCCGGCCGCGGAAACGGTAGAGCTTGTAGCTCTGTGGATGCACTTGGAGTCCTCGGGTAAATACGCCAATCGCCTCCTCCCATCGCGTGAGGTAGCCGAGTCTTCGACCGAGCCAGATGATCGAATCCTCTCTTCGGGGCGCTACCTCGAACTGCGCTCGCGCGATCGCGAGATCCTCCTCGAGTCGGGCCCGAGTCGCCGGGCTCCAATTCGGCTCTCTGAGCGGCATGCCGAGGAGCGTTCGTCCTTTCGCTTCGTCCGGTCCAACACGGACGTTGATCGAGCGGCCGCCGCCGCCGAGCGGGTTTCGCTCGTCGACGATGATCACGACCGGCTCGGCGGAGCCGTTCGCCATCGCGGTGGCGGTGAAGCTCGCCCAGCCGTCAGCGATCTGGAGGAACCCGAGGTTCGCGTCGACCTCGACTCGCTCTCCCGTCCGAGGATGAGGAAATGTGAGGTGCCCCCGGGCGACGCCTCTTTCATTGGACCGAACGTCGATGTCGAACGCCCCGGTGTCGAG
This region of Vicinamibacteria bacterium genomic DNA includes:
- a CDS encoding membrane dipeptidase; the encoded protein is MGIHRNTASYRSYQYLKADRGFRDFDLVEGHGPFEPYLLPLTVEEERRTLELAERLVIISLHEHPHLFPKDIRQCRAYDREGRTVTAYEALADSYWDALFDNFQDGTAIITSKSGWKWTDVIFDVGMRLCDLAHQDFVIRCETVDDIHRAHDEGRIALIPAQEGAAMIENELDRIEILYGIGIRAMGITYSESNALGTGLKEPGDGGLTAFGRRAVRRMNDVGMAIDCAHASPQTTLDTIETSTKPIFLSHTGARSLWNIKRLAPDEVLEACAGKGGVIGIEAAPHTTMTRSRPGHDLESYMEHFEYVKELVGIDHVAFGPDTLYGDHVGLHHVYTDALSIDASHEGGAPSYEEVAYVKGVENPTEASKNILRWLVKHGYSDEDIAKALGGNALRVLADVWQ